The Chitinophagaceae bacterium genome window below encodes:
- a CDS encoding RNA methyltransferase, whose product MTPERRERLLSVLRKRQPDLTVVLENVFDPHNISAVMRTCDAVGIQEVYVLTNKIPKHKKWGARSSSSAAKWLTVHQYEDAEQCFADIRKKYEKIYTTHLSSDAVSLYDINFTGSVALVFGNEHNGVSEEIRAMADGNFLIPQMGIIQSLNISVACAVSIYEALRQKTNAGHYQQQRLNDGTFNTLLDEWGFRADDLDAIQEELK is encoded by the coding sequence ATGACTCCAGAACGCCGTGAACGATTACTATCAGTCCTCCGCAAACGACAACCCGATTTAACGGTTGTACTTGAGAATGTATTTGATCCGCATAATATTTCAGCTGTCATGCGTACCTGTGATGCTGTTGGCATACAGGAGGTATATGTTCTTACCAACAAAATTCCAAAGCATAAAAAGTGGGGAGCCAGAAGTTCTTCCAGTGCAGCCAAATGGTTAACAGTTCATCAGTATGAAGATGCAGAACAATGCTTTGCTGATATCAGGAAAAAATATGAAAAAATTTATACCACCCATCTCAGCAGTGATGCCGTGAGTTTGTATGATATAAATTTTACAGGAAGTGTGGCACTGGTATTTGGCAATGAGCATAACGGAGTAAGTGAAGAAATAAGAGCGATGGCTGATGGTAATTTTTTGATTCCGCAGATGGGCATTATTCAGTCCCTGAATATTTCTGTTGCCTGTGCAGTGAGTATTTATGAAGCCTTACGGCAGAAAACAAATGCCGGTCATTACCAGCAGCAACGGCTCAACGACGGAACATTCAATACATTATTGGATGAGTGGGGATTTCGGGCTGATGATCTGGATGCAATACAGGAAGAACTGAAGTAA
- a CDS encoding TPM domain-containing protein — protein MYRYRRKELALKIERINQQKTAQIVLVTIEDYHPVESISLYAFYIGRCWRIGETETKNGIVILVSRNRKKIWISNGYGIERKMSDVETKEIIDQYIIPSFKGGQYYKGSIDAINEIEKKLKKDD, from the coding sequence ATTTACAGATACAGAAGAAAAGAACTTGCTCTAAAAATCGAACGAATCAATCAGCAAAAAACTGCACAGATAGTCCTTGTTACCATAGAAGATTATCACCCTGTTGAATCGATATCTTTGTATGCTTTTTACATAGGTCGTTGTTGGAGAATAGGTGAAACTGAAACTAAAAATGGAATAGTTATACTCGTTAGCCGAAATAGGAAAAAAATATGGATATCCAACGGATATGGTATTGAAAGGAAAATGAGTGATGTAGAAACCAAAGAAATTATTGATCAATATATAATTCCTTCCTTCAAAGGAGGTCAGTATTATAAAGGCAGTATAGATGCAATCAATGAAATTGAGAAAAAACTAAAAAAGGATGATTAA
- a CDS encoding TlpA family protein disulfide reductase, giving the protein MKRILFSILFIFSFSLLNAQSIKRWKMEDLLKYIDQSDSALIVNFWATFCGPCIEEIPYFQAITKKYEGEKAKLLLVSLDFDENYPEKISAFAKKYGFTAEIVWLDESKPDEFCPKIDTSWSGAMPATLFVNPKLKYRHFAESKLNAERFEASVINLTNHKCPESLPAYYGWVNDFEDIFTDTEEKNLL; this is encoded by the coding sequence ATGAAACGAATCCTGTTTTCCATCCTGTTTATTTTTTCATTCAGTTTGTTGAATGCACAATCCATTAAGAGATGGAAGATGGAAGATTTGCTGAAATATATTGACCAAAGTGATTCTGCTTTGATTGTAAATTTCTGGGCAACATTTTGTGGGCCTTGTATTGAAGAGATTCCTTACTTCCAGGCAATTACAAAAAAGTATGAGGGAGAGAAGGCCAAATTGCTGCTGGTGAGTTTGGATTTTGATGAGAATTATCCTGAAAAGATCAGTGCTTTTGCAAAAAAATATGGTTTTACTGCTGAAATTGTTTGGTTGGACGAAAGTAAGCCAGATGAATTTTGCCCAAAAATTGATACCAGTTGGAGTGGTGCGATGCCAGCGACTTTGTTTGTGAATCCCAAATTGAAATACAGGCATTTTGCTGAATCAAAATTGAATGCAGAGAGATTTGAAGCATCAGTCATAAATCTTACAAACCATAAGTGTCCCGAAAGTTTACCTGCTTATTACGGATGGGTAAATGATTTTGAAGATATATTTACAGATACAGAAGAAAAGAACTTGCTCTAA